TGCGGATGTTGTGCTACTGCATAATCGAGATTGTTCGAGAGCATATGCATGATAGCCGCAGCTTGTTTGCATTTAGCAGGATAATGAGAAATCGGGCGGGCATAAATTTTATAATCCGGACGAAAGCGATACATGTAAATTCTTCCGTAGGTTTTTAATTCCTCTGCAAATTCCTTCGCAAGCACCGGGTGATGTTTTTTCGGAAAATACCTTAATGCATTTTTTAAAGCCAGTTCCTTTTCTTCCAACGACAAAATTTCCTTTCTGCGCGGCGCATGGTTTTGCGTAGTATCAAATTTTTTCGGTTTAGGTAATCGATCAGGTATACCCGTTTTTATGAGGGTTTTAAATTCAGTTAACGAAATGCTATCGCTGCCTTTATCCGTTTTCATAACAATACTATTTGAGGCAAAATTAAAAATAATGACATCAATACCTCTTTCGGAAAGAGATATTCGTCCGCTTTTTGTTTCTGTGTTTAAAAATGTACTATTTTGGTTCTATGGATGCATTGGCACAGATAAAAAAATATTATCAGGGACTCAATCCCGATATTCCTCAAGATGCCTGGAATGCGTTTGAACATTTGCTTGAAGTAAAGACGCTGGAAAAAGGAGAATTCATCACCGTACCCGGTGATATTAGCAATGAAGTCTGTTTTGTTGCAGAAGGTTTAATGGCACTTTATGTCAATATGGAGGACCGCAAAATGGTGCTCGAGTTTTTTGAAGAAAACACCTATTGTTGCGACTACGAAAGTTTTTTAACCCGCAAGCCATCGCGTTTATATATGGAGGCCATGGAAAAAACAACCCTGGTCAATCTAAAATTTGATGATCTCCAGTATGTTTATTCACTGGGCGCTTCGTTTGAACGCATGGGGCGATTGATTGCTGAATATTTATACATCTGTATTTCGCATAAAAGTTCTTCATTGTTAACGGAAAGTCCGGAACAACGCTATCAGGAATTGATGCAGACCCGACCTTATTTGTTTCAGCGTTTGCCCTTGTATCTCATTGCATCTTATCTGGGAATCACACCGGAATCTTTAAGTCGTATTCGTAAACGCATGTTGGTTAAAGCGGGAAATTGACTTAAGTCAAGAAATTTCCTTTCTGCCTTTTTCTTGATCAAAGTCAAGCTATCTTTTCTCTATTCCTTCTGATGTTTGCATAAACAATTTACGCATGAAGAAAATGATATTCCTATTCGTCCTGATAACCATTCCATTTTCAGGATTATTATCGCAAGGTGTACAAGTGATTAAAGGAACCATCTTCGATGATGCTTCCAAATCTCCTTTGCCGGGCGTTAATATTATTGTTGTAGGCACCGATCCGGTGATTGGCGCGTCTACAGATGCAAATGGAGCATTTCGATTGGAAAAGGTTCCTATTGGTCGACAAAGTCTTAAAATAACATCCATTGGTTACGAGGATAAATTAATTCCCGACATCATCGTTACCACCGGTAAAGAAGTGGTGTTATCCATTGCACTTACAGAAGCCATCA
The DNA window shown above is from Flavobacteriales bacterium and carries:
- a CDS encoding Crp/Fnr family transcriptional regulator; protein product: MDALAQIKKYYQGLNPDIPQDAWNAFEHLLEVKTLEKGEFITVPGDISNEVCFVAEGLMALYVNMEDRKMVLEFFEENTYCCDYESFLTRKPSRLYMEAMEKTTLVNLKFDDLQYVYSLGASFERMGRLIAEYLYICISHKSSSLLTESPEQRYQELMQTRPYLFQRLPLYLIASYLGITPESLSRIRKRMLVKAGN